The Danio rerio strain Tuebingen ecotype United States chromosome 10, GRCz12tu, whole genome shotgun sequence genome contains a region encoding:
- the cry5 gene encoding cryptochrome circadian regulator 5 isoform X1, translated as MSHNTIHWFRKGLRLHDNPALIAALKDCRHIYPLFLLDPWFPKNTRIGINRWRFLIEALKDLDSSLKKLNSRLFVVRGSPTEVLPKLFKQWKITRLTFEVDTEPYSQSRDKEVMKLAKEYGVEVTPKISHTLYNIDRIIDENNGKTPMTYIRLQSVVKAMGHPKKPIPAPTNEDMRGVSTPLSDDHEEKFGIPTLEDLGLDTSSLGPHLFPGGEQEALRRLDEHMERTNWVCKFEKPKTSPNSLIPSTTVLSPYVRFGCLSARTFWWRLADVYRGKTHSDPPVSLHGQLLWREFFYTTAVGIPNFNKMEGNSACVQVDWDNNPEHLAAWREARTGFPFIDAIMTQLRQEGWIHHLARHAVACFLTRGDLWISWEEGQKVFEELLLDSDWSLNAGNWQWLSASTFFHQYFRVYSPIAFGKKTDKHGDYIKKYLPVLKKFSTEYIYEPWKAPRSVQERAGCIVGKDYPRPIVDHEVVHKKNILRMKAAYAKRSPEDKTINKGEKRKASPSIKEMFQKKAKR; from the exons ATGAGCCATAACACCATTCACTGGTTCCGCAAGGGGCTGCGTTTGCATGATAACCCTGCTCTGATCGCTGCTCTGAAAGACTGTAGACACATCTACCCCCTGTTCCTGCTGGACCCCTGGTTCCCCAAAAACACTCGCATCGGCATTAATCGATGGAGATTTCTCATTGAAGCCCTCAAGGATCTGGACTCCAGTCTGAAGAAACTCAACTCAAG GCTCTTTGTCGTCAGAGGGTCGCCCACAGAGGTTCTCCCAAAGCTCTTTAAGCAATGGAAGATCACTCGTTTGACTTTCGAGGTTGATACAGAGCCGTACAGTCAGAGCAGAGACAAAGAAGTCATGAAGCTGGCCAAGGAATACGGCGTGGAAGTTACTCCAAAGATTTCTCATACTCTCTACAACATCGACAG AATTATCGATGAGAACAATGGCAAGACTCCCATGACCTACATTCGCTTGCAAAGTGTGGTGAAGGCCATGGGTCACCCTAAAAAACCCATTCCTGCTCCAACCAACGAGGACATGCGAG GTGTGTCCACTCCACTTTCTGATGATCATGAAGAAAAGTTTGGGATCCCAACTCTTGAGGATCTTGGACTGGATACGTCATCCTTAGGGCCACATTTGTTCCCGGGTGGTGAACAGGAAGCTCTGCGCAGACTAGATGAGCACATGGAGAGAACG aactgGGTGTGCAAGTTTGAGAAGCCAAAGACGTCCCCAAACTCCTTGATCCCTAGCACCACCGTCCTGAGCCCCTACGTCCGGTTCGGCTGCTTGTCTGCACGCACCTTCTGGTGGAGGCTCGCAGACGTGTACAGAGGG AAGACACACTCTGATCCTCCGGTTTCTCTGCATGGCCAGCTGCTGTGGAGAGAGTTTTTCTACACGACTGCCGTCGGGATCCCAAACTTCAACAAAATGGAGGGAAACTCTGCCTGTGTGCAGGTGGACTGGGACAACAATCCTGAGCACCTCGCAGCATGGAGAGAG GCTCGGACCGGGTTTCCCTTCATTGACGCCATCATGACTCAGTTACGACAGGAGGGCTGGATCCACCATCTGGCCCGGCACGCGGTCGCATGTTTTCTGACCCGAGGTGACTTGTGGATCAGCTGGGAGGAGGGCCAGAAG GTGTTCGAGGAGCTgctgctggattctgattggtcgcTGAATGCAGGAAACTGGCAGTGGCTCTCCGCCAGCACGTTCTTCCATCAGTACTTCCGAGTTTACTCTCCTATCGCCTTTGGaaagaaaacagacaaacatGGGGATTACATTAA GAAATACCTGCCGGTGCTGAAGAAGTTTTCCACCGAGTACATCTATGAACCCTGGAAAGCTCCTCGGAGTGTTCAGGAGAGAGCAGGATGCATTGTCGGAAAAGACTACCCTCGTCCTATTGTGGATCATGAGGTTGTCCATAAAAAGAACATTCTGAGAATGAAAGCAGCATATGCGAAACGCTCACCAGAAGACAAAACCATCAACAAAG gtgAAAAGCGCAAAGCGAGTCCATCCATCAAGGAGATGTTTCAGAAGAAGGCAAAGAGATAA
- the cry5 gene encoding cryptochrome circadian regulator 5 (The RefSeq protein has 2 substitutions compared to this genomic sequence), with the protein MSHNTIHWFRKGLRLHDNPALIAALKDCRHIYPLFLLDPWFPKNTRIGINRWRFLIEALKDLDSSLKKLNSRLFVVRGSPTEVLPKLFKQWKITRLTFEVDTEPYSQSRDKEVMKLAKEYGVEVTPKISHTLYNIDRIIDENNGKTPMTYIRLQSVVKAMGHPKKPIPAPTNEDMRGVSTPLSDDHEEKFGIPTLEDLGLDTSSLGPHLFPGGEQEALRRLDEHMERTNWVCKFEKPKTSPNSLIPSTTVLSPYVRFGCLSARTFWWRLADVYRGKTHSDPPVSLHGQLLWREFFYTTAVGIPNFNKMEGNSACVQVDWDNNPEHLAAWREARTGFPFIDTIMTQLRQEGWIHHLARHAVACFLTRGDLWISWEEGQKVFEELLLDSDWSLNAGNWQWLSASTFFHQYFRVYSPIAFGKKTDKHGDYIKKYLPVLKKFPTEYIYEPWKAPRSVQERAGCIVGKDYPRPIVDHEVVHKKNILRMKAAYAKRSPEDKTINKGEKRKASPSIKEMFQKKAKR; encoded by the exons ATGAGCCATAACACCATTCACTGGTTCCGCAAGGGGCTGCGTTTGCATGATAACCCTGCTCTGATCGCTGCTCTGAAAGACTGTAGACACATCTACCCCCTGTTCCTGCTGGACCCCTGGTTCCCCAAAAACACTCGCATCGGCATTAATCGATGGAGATTTCTCATTGAAGCCCTCAAGGATCTGGACTCCAGTCTGAAGAAACTCAACTCAAG GCTCTTTGTCGTCAGAGGGTCGCCCACAGAGGTTCTCCCAAAGCTCTTTAAGCAATGGAAGATCACTCGTTTGACTTTCGAGGTTGATACAGAGCCGTACAGTCAGAGCAGAGACAAAGAAGTCATGAAGCTGGCCAAGGAATACGGCGTGGAAGTTACTCCAAAGATTTCTCATACTCTCTACAACATCGACAG AATTATCGATGAGAACAATGGCAAGACTCCCATGACCTACATTCGCTTGCAAAGTGTGGTGAAGGCCATGGGTCACCCTAAAAAACCCATTCCTGCTCCAACCAACGAGGACATGCGAG GTGTGTCCACTCCACTTTCTGATGATCATGAAGAAAAGTTTGGGATCCCAACTCTTGAGGATCTTGGACTGGATACGTCATCCTTAGGGCCACATTTGTTCCCGGGTGGTGAACAGGAAGCTCTGCGCAGACTAGATGAGCACATGGAGAGAACG aactgGGTGTGCAAGTTTGAGAAGCCAAAGACGTCCCCAAACTCCTTGATCCCTAGCACCACCGTCCTGAGCCCCTACGTCCGGTTCGGCTGCTTGTCTGCACGCACCTTCTGGTGGAGGCTCGCAGACGTGTACAGAGGG AAGACACACTCTGATCCTCCGGTTTCTCTGCATGGCCAGCTGCTGTGGAGAGAGTTTTTCTACACGACTGCCGTCGGGATCCCAAACTTCAACAAAATGGAGGGAAACTCTGCCTGTGTGCAGGTGGACTGGGACAACAATCCTGAGCACCTCGCAGCATGGAGAGAG GCTCGGACCGGGTTTCCCTTCATTGACGCCATCATGACTCAGTTACGACAGGAGGGCTGGATCCACCATCTGGCCCGGCACGCGGTCGCATGTTTTCTGACCCGAGGTGACTTGTGGATCAGCTGGGAGGAGGGCCAGAAG GTGTTCGAGGAGCTgctgctggattctgattggtcgcTGAATGCAGGAAACTGGCAGTGGCTCTCCGCCAGCACGTTCTTCCATCAGTACTTCCGAGTTTACTCTCCTATCGCCTTTGGaaagaaaacagacaaacatGGGGATTACATTAA GAAATACCTGCCGGTGCTGAAGAAGTTTTCCACCGAGTACATCTATGAACCCTGGAAAGCTCCTCGGAGTGTTCAGGAGAGAGCAGGATGCATTGTCGGAAAAGACTACCCTCGTCCTATTGTGGATCATGAGGTTGTCCATAAAAAGAACATTCTGAGAATGAAAGCAGCATATGCGAAACGCTCACCAGAAGACAAAACCATCAACAAAG gtgAAAAGCGCAAAGCGAGTCCATCCATCAAGGAGATGTTTCAGAAGAAGGCAAAGAGATAA